A region of the Meles meles chromosome 18, mMelMel3.1 paternal haplotype, whole genome shotgun sequence genome:
GTCCAACACAAGCTGCCCCACGCCATCCAAAGTCAGGGAGATGGTCTTCCCATTCCATTTCACAATGAGAGATCCCAGATCCAAGGAGTGGATTGCCTTGGGTCCTGGGGGTTCTGAGCTGGAAAATACCTGAAAAGGgaatgaaggaaaggagaaggagaggcttCAGCAGAGGTGGGAGAGATGGCTTCAACAGCCTTCTCTTGACAGGGAGCTCTGCAGGGAGGGACTGATCAgctggaagtgtgtgtgtgtgtgtgtgtgtgtgtgtgtgtgtgtgtgtgtaaagtctTAAAAGTGGtacttcatggggcgcctgggtggctcagtgtgttaagcctctgccttcgactcaggtcatcatctcagtgtcctgggatgagccctgcatcagggctccctgctcaggaagcctgcttcctcctctctctctgcctgctgttctgcctgcttgtgatctctctctctgtcaaagaaataaataaaatcttaaaaaaaaaaaaagtggtacttctttctttcccaccaaATCCACAGAGAAAACCTCAGAAGGAGGGAGATGGAATGTGGAGAGTTCCAGCCACCCGAAATCTCTCAGCTGGATTCCGTAAGGACCactttgtccctctcccactgcctgtccaacctctggggagggaaggagggaagaaggcctgttctccatcccccacccccagctgcctTTTCTAGCTGAAATCCTCCTTTCCTGGCAGACCTCAGAGACTCAGATCTCATCCCCTACCACTCCCCCAGGAGAGCCGGGGGGCCACTGTTTCCTGGATTATCCTAAAAGCTTCCGAGAGGCCGTGAGGACTTGGCAGCAACCCTGCCCAGGGCTCTCACCCGCCCCCCACTCTGGTTCTGGCTGTCGCCTCCCTTATAAAGCTTGGCTCTCATATCACCCCTACCTGCCCCTCACTGCCGCCGCCAGCTCTAGGCTCCATGGATCGGTAAGAGGGGCTGTTCCCTGTCCAGCTCAGGGGGCAAGAGGACCTAGTCTCCACTCTAGAGGGACCATTGAGAAGGGTTTGAAAGGCTTGATTCTTTCTGAATCTGGGAGGAGATAAGAGGGAGAACTTGGGGGGCTTTGTATGGAGACCCAAAGAGGATTCCTTTGGAGGTCTTTTCACTGGGCCATGCTGAGACCTGGGGGAGAAGTGGAGTGGTCATTAACCAGCTGCCAGGGACTTCATCCTGAGAGAAAAGATGGGCAGATATTAATAGACACACAAGGCACACACTCGCCCCACGGAAGTTTGTGCATGCTAGGACACCTGCAGAAGTAAGGGAGAAACCTCTGTGCATATCCCATAGGGAACTCCCTTCATGATGGAGGAGAGGGAACAGACACCCCACCTCCAAGCCCCTGGCACACGCGGGCATGAGGGGTATACACGCACAAGTGTAGGCGCCCACACACATACCCCAGCATATGGATGCTCTAGCCTCAGCTGGCTTCATCCTTTAGACTGAAGACAGATGTGGACACTAGTGATATTTGGATTAAAATAGAATTAGGGTCCAGTGTAGTGCCTGGCCCCAGGTAAACCCTCAGTAAGAGCTGGCTGAATGAAAGAGAACTATTTTGGCCCCAGCTCTGGATTCTGTCCAGTTTCCTAGGAACATGGGAGGGCagggtgggaagagggaaggaaaggaggaatgtGTTGGTGTCCAGGGTCATTAATTTGCAGGTTTCCAGGTGCAGCctgaaagtgggggtggggagtggagaagAAGAGTGAATAACCAGGAATTAGGAGactgggattctttttttttttttttttttaagattttatttatttatttcacagacagagatcacaagtaggcagagaggcaggcagagagagaggaaaggaagcaagctcctggctgggcagagagcccgatgcggggctcgatcctaggaccctggaatcatgacctgagccgaaggcagaggctttattttatttttttttttttaaagattttatttatttatttgacagagatcacaaataggcagagaggcaggcagagagagaggaggaagcaggccccccgctgagcagagagctggatgtggggcttgatccaaggaccctgggatcatgacctgagctgaaggcagagcctttaacccactgagccccccaggtgccccgagactggGGTTCTTGTCCCTGCTTTGTTTCTAACTTTCCAATGACTTTGAGCTATTTGCCTCCCTGTTCTGGGGTTCAGTTTCCCTGCCAATAAAATGAGGACTTGCACTAGACCATTTTTATAGGCAGAAAAGCTTTGGTATTTTCCTAGTGCAGTCTCCACAGAAGGACAACTGAAGTTTAGAAGGGACCACAGATAGAGCTGTGACTTGTCCCAGCAATCCAAGATGGGAccagtttgtctttttaaagGCACGATCATGGATGGCTTTGATCTGGACATCAGCTGGAGAATGCTATTCCCTTCACCTTCAGCATCTAGGGGAGCTGGACTCCTGGGGCCAGCCCTGCTGCCCTAGCAAGGCCGGAAGGAGTGGCAGCCAGAACTGGGCTTTGGAGCCTGACAGATCtggactcagtttccttctctgtctcatttAATAGCTCTGTAATCTTGGGCAGGTCATTGAATTTCTTTGATCCTTGGCAGAATTCCTCCTCTGtacaatgggaataataataataactttgcATGCCCATGAGAGTTCAAGacatttgtgagtgtgtgtgtgtgttttagatttcattcatctatttcagacagagagagagagagagagaatgcatgaacagggggaggagcagaaggaaagggagaagcaggctcctgggtgagcagagagcctgatgcagggctcattcccaggacccgaacacagacgcttaatgactgagccacccagatgcccgtgAAGATATTTGTGTaaagtgcctggaacatagtagatgctcaggaAATAAATGGTGGTCATGATGACCGTGAAGACTAACCTGGTCCAGGTGCAGAATGATTGCATGGTAGGAAAGAGGTGTAAGAAGAGGGGGGCAGGATTGGACACTTATGGCAAAATCCATCTATCTACCCCTTTGGGGAAACGAGGGAGAAAGACCAGAAACAGCCTGAGTCTTGGGCAAAATCTGTTTGTGTGGGAGATGCGGTGGGCAGCATTGTCTAATTTTGAGAAGACATAAGAGTACTGGGCAGTGGTGATGTTGGCTGTCAAGTCAACATGAACCCAGGGGCCCTGTTTAGTAGGAAGCCATCTGGcaaggggaaattggaggggaccGGAATCAGAAGAAGGCGAGTAGAGGGGGACCTGGAAGGAAGATAGTACTCTGAGTGAGAGGCAGAAAGCTAGGCAGGACAGGAAAGCAGGATGGCTGAGTTTTCTGAGGTAACTGTATtaggagccacaggcagatggaGGGTCTTTGTTCCTGGGAACCCTAGGTGGCTGTCAGTCAGGGTAGGATGGGGTTAAAGGGGGTCTGGGAGGAAAGTGGGGTGGGAAGTCTACCATCCAGGGGCTAGACCCCTTTTCCTGTTGCTTTCCagggaaagacagaaggagaCAGGAAGATAAAATAATCTGGTGCCTGGAAAAAAAGTGGGAGGGGGGGGACTCAGATTCAGATCCCTGCCCAGATCCCTTAAGAGCAGTAGCTTCTGTGGGctgcagggaggaaggaggcagagaatgCCTATGGGTCAAATCAGACTTAACACAGGAACCTGAGTCACAGGCTCTGTTCTGGATGTGGCTGCGAGCAGAGTGAACAGAGATAAAACCACGTCGATAGAGAGCGGTCGATGTGGCAGTGGCCCCAAAGATCCTGAGCAGTTCTTGAGAATCAACATCATCGCTGGCGTCTGAGTGTCCGGAAGAAGGAAATTCTACTGATCAGAAAGTACAATCCCTTGCATTCCAGCAACACCTCCAGGCTTTCCAAGCGCCTGTATTTTACCCTACAGGGTGACTGCTCTAACTGCATTCTCAcccaggggaaactgaggctcagcacaACCTGAACCACCAGATCAGCTTAACAAGTCCAGGGCCGGGGGCGGGATTTTAGGTCCACCAACTTCCAGTCCAGAGATCTTGCGAATATACCTTAATCCAACAAACTTGCTGGGAACCCACTTTAATAATTATAACAACATCTTCTCTTTGCTGTGAGCTTACCAGGGGAGCCAGGGGCTAGGTATTTTTGGTATATCAATTCCTTTAAGCCCCAGAAAAGTCTCCCAACTTGAACTCAGGTGgcccagatgaggaaatggaatctTAGAAAAGAGGGAGATGAACTCACGAATCAGACATTGACTCTGGATATAAGACCGTGTGTGTTTCGGGGGAAATTCACGCAGGCAAAGGCTGATTTTCAAGGGGCTGTGTATTCAGTTTAGTTGTTCTGTAGTGGCACTTTGAGTATGTCCCTAACGGAAAATCGAAACGTGTCAAGCAATGGTGGTGGAACCGCGGCTGTAGAGGTGAGATTGAATCATCCTAAATTCTGGTCCTGCTGTGCCTGACAGACTGTCAAGACAAAAAACGAAATTTAAGAAGCCGATGGCAAAGCGCGTAGGGAAAGCCAAACAgcgcaaagaaaaaaaaaatatggaaatcgATCAGAATTCCCCTGCAAGAAAGGAGTCGTTTTGGGAAGTCCGCGCAGCGGGTTGAGGAGGCACGGATAGGGAAGGGAGCAGCGGACGACCCGGGCTCACAGGCCAGCggggcgaggaggaggaggaggaacgcCTCTACTCACCGGCGCTCGCTCCATATCTCGACCAAATGGGACCTGGAGAGAAGTTTTTCGGTGGGGGCCGTTAACGCCCTGAAGTTTTTGCCAGAATGGTGCACTGTGTATGtgcatttgttttccttaaagGAAATCGCAGACGCTTTCCCAAACTTAGGAACCTTGGGTTTAAACATTCAGGTGAGAATCGTGGCAAGGGGTCGATCAGTTCTTACCAGAAGTGTCCCTTCCCAGGGCCATTCGGGCGCCTCCCCAACTTTCAGAGCCGGGCGCGCAGGGGGGCAAAGGTGGAGGGCACACGGAGGCTGAGCAGCTCCCGGACTGAGGGGGGTCGCGTATTTGAGAGATGGACTTAGGACGCGCTGGGGCTGCTGCtcaaggggaaatggggagtgagAGCTGAACGGGGGCCTGGGAGACGAacaggggcaggcaggggggaaTAACGGCAAGTGGGGGagcaggggaatgggcagaggagaggaggccaCCCAAAAAAGGCGAGTGGccggagagggaaaggaagaaagccGAGGCGAAAAGGCccggggggtggtggtggtggtggtggtggtggtggagagaaGCGGCGGGGGTCAAGAGGTGAAGGAGGGCGGCAGCCCAAAGTTCTCACGGCCTAGGCCTGGGGTGGACCGGGCACATCCTTGGCGCTCAGCcctgtttcctttccctctcaGTACCCGGGCCAGCGCTGACGGGCCGGGCGGGTGGGTCGAGCGCGGAGGAAGCAAGCGGCGCCCGAGGGACGCTCCTAATCGCCCCGAGGACCCGCCCCCTTCTCCAGGCCCGCAGGGTCTGAGTCCCGCGTCCCCCGCCAGACCCAGCCGGCTCCGGGGCAGTTTGGCACCCGAGGGGCGGATCTCCGAGCCTGGGAAACGCTCCGCCCAGGACCCCCGCCCGAGGAGCGGAGTGGCCGGGGAGGAGCcagggaggggcgggaggcgACCTAGTTAGCGAGCCCgccccctctcctccagcccggCCGCGCGGGCCTCCCGTCGGGCCGAGCCCGCAAGGGTTAAAGGCGGCGGCAGGTGAGGTGGGCGGGGCCGCGGACTCGGGGAAAAAGGAGCGCAGGGCTGAGGATGAAGGCAGAGAGCGCGGGTGAGTCACGGGCGGAGCTGggctctctcgctcgctcgctcgctcgctcccTGGCTCCCGCCAGCCCTCCGCCCTCCCGCCGGCCCTCCGCCCCTCCTCCGCCGCCCGCTGCCGGCCGCCAGCCGCCAGCCACCCGCCACCGGGTCTGGTCGCGGCCCCCGCTTGTCTTCGGCTCCAGCGCCTCGTCGCTGGAGAGCCCGCCGGCGCGCAGGGCCCATGAGCGCCTGTCGGTAGTGCGCCAGCCTGCCGTGCCCGGAGCCCGAGCGCAGCCTCGAGGTAGGAGCCAGGGTCGGGGCGGCGAGGGGTGCGCGCTTCGGGGATCATCCCAGAAAGACGCGCTCCGAACTCGCCGCAGCCTCCAGTGGCCTTGGGGGAGGTGGTCCTAAAGAATCCGAGGGGTTTAGTCCCAGCCGCGCAACAGCTGGGCGGAAGGGCGAGACGAGGGACCGAGGAGGCTGAAAACCGGGGAAACTGGAGCGACTGGGACAACCGGAGGACTGGAACCTTGAGGACTGGGAGTGCGGAAGTCCTGACCACCTGAGCGCCGGTGATCGGGAGAGGGAGACGGCggaagggggaagaagggtgTCTCTACCCGGCTTCCTGCACTGGGGAGCGGGAAGCAGAGAGTGCGCTCTCTGCTGTCTCCCTTCCCGAAACCTTGCAGGCTGGCCACTGCATCCCAGGGCTGGACTCCCTGGCTCTGCGTCGAGCGAGGCCACTCTGGAGCCTGGGTCgttcacctccccaccccctaatCCCTGAGGCAGTTCCCAGACGCCGAAAGCTATTAGGGTCCCGGGCCTCCCCGCTCCTGCCCAGCCCCTTCTGGGCTGCCCCACCTGGGCCCGAGGCTCTTTTCCTGCTGCTTCACCCTGTTCCTTTCTTGTGGTAAGGCAGCTAGAGGCTGAGTAGGCGCCCCAgttcccctctctccccctctcccagacTACCAGGGCCACCTCTTTGGTCACACAGAGGCCACAGGCAGCAGGGTCAGCCCTGCCGTGGGAAGAAGTCCCTGACCTAAACCACTGCACTCCTCTCCCACCATCAGAGAAGGCTGGGCGACCAAACTCCACACCTGAAGGGCTTCCAGGTCTTCTGGAGAGGTGGTGGGAGGAAGAGGACGGAAGAGGACCTTCAGGTCACAGATGCGTAGTTAAGAACGGGGTGGATGTCTTTAGGTTGCCAACCCTTTAGGGAAAGGATAACAGGCGGGGAGTCCGGACACCTGGTTCGCAGAGATACATACAGTACATACTGGCTGACTGAACAAGTAAATGAAAGTCTGTTCgagtcatttctccaaatactgcctgggtttcctcttttttttttttttttttaagtaagaggGTTGGCCTGAGGCACTGGTTCTCAACACTTAGCTGCATATGGGAGCCATCTGCAGAACTCCTAAAAAGGACCCAGGTCTAGAATGCACCCCCTCTATAATCTCTTGGGGTAATTCGTAATTTCTGTGATTCTGGTTTTTCTTGTTGTCCTTCGCTGTCCCCACTGTGACTCTGCATCTCTTAACGGGGTGACAGTTTTACCTCCCTGAGCTGGTTTGTCAGCTCTTCTCTGGCTGGCCCCCCTTCTGGGGGAAGCTGACCCCTCCCAGCTTCACATCTAAGTCTCCCCTGGATTGGAGGAGGGCGTGGATAGCAGCAGACAGCTGGCTGGAGCCTGTGTGGGTCAGCACAGGAGAGGAGGAGGCTTACCTCTCTCTGGTGGGGAGATGTCCCCTGGGAACTAGCACTGTGGCTGCCCCCCCAGGGGGGTGAACTCCCTGCacaaggggaaggggtgggggccaGGCATGGAAGTAGGTTTGCGGGGCAGTGGCTGGCAACCCAGCCAGGCAGAGAGCTGAGGCGAATGGTACAGAACAGTGAAATGCTTTTCCTCACTGAACATGCCTCAGGGACGGAATGAGATCTCCCCCAGTATCTGAAAACCTGCGCTGGGCATGGAAAATCAAGTCACCTCAAGCTCTGAGTTTCAGAAACAAACCCCCACCCTCTCCTCATCtgtgtcctgagttagactaggGAAACAGAGATGGGCCCTCCGTTGGGAGTGGCGGCCTGTCTGCAGCCGGTAAATGGGACTGGCTCTTTGTGCTGGCCTGGGAACCCTGGGTCGGGATGGTCCTAGCATTTTACTGTAGGTGTTTCTGACTTACCAGCCTGGGACCAGCCCAGCTCTCAGGATGAGCTAGGTCCTGTAGGAGGGATCAGCATCAGCAAGGAGAAGGTCGACTTACCCCCTTGGCTGAGAACCTCACACCCTCCAGCCTTCCTCACACTCCCCAACTCTGTTTACTGGTCTTTAGTCCCCACTCAGAGGTGTGTCCCTCTTTTCACCCGCCAGGCAGCTACAGAGAGGAGCACTTTGCAGGGAGGGGATCTGGGTCAGGACTAAAAGTGAATTGGTTACTTTCCTCATGTCACCTCTTCTTTGCCTCCTTTAGGTCCCACTTGAGGTGCCCCTGACCGTCcctgttccccaccccaccccggatCCCGGCAATGCTAACCGCTGTCTGCGGCTCTCTGGGCAGCCAGCACACGGACGCGCCTCACGCCTCCCCGCCGCGCCTCGACCTGCAGCCTCTCCAAACATACCAGGGCCACACGAGCCCGGAGGCTGGGGACTACCCCTCCCCGCTGCAGCCTGGAGAGCTGCAGAGCCTCCCGCTTGGCCCGGAGGTGGATTTCTCACAGGGCTATGAGCTGCCGGGGGCCTCCTCTCGGGTAACCTGCGAGGACCTGGAAAGCGACAGTCCCTTGGCCCCGGGACCCTTTTCCAAGCTCCTGCAGCCGGACATGTCACACCATTATGAATCATGGTTCCGGCCGACTCACCCAGGCACGGAGGATGGCTCGTGGTGGGACCTTCATCCGGGCACCAGCTGGATGGACCTCCCCCACACTCAGGGCGCGCTGACCTCGCCTGGCCACCCCGGGGCGCTTCAGGCTGGCTTGGGGGGCTACATCGGAGACCACCAGCTTTGTGCCCCGCCGCCCCACCCACACCCGCACCACCTCCTCCCGGCCGCCGGAGGGCAGCACCTCCTAGGGCCGCCCGACGGGGCTAAGGCCTTGGAAGCGGCCGCCCCGGAGTCCCA
Encoded here:
- the SP6 gene encoding transcription factor Sp6 produces the protein MLTAVCGSLGSQHTDAPHASPPRLDLQPLQTYQGHTSPEAGDYPSPLQPGELQSLPLGPEVDFSQGYELPGASSRVTCEDLESDSPLAPGPFSKLLQPDMSHHYESWFRPTHPGTEDGSWWDLHPGTSWMDLPHTQGALTSPGHPGALQAGLGGYIGDHQLCAPPPHPHPHHLLPAAGGQHLLGPPDGAKALEAAAPESQGLDSSLDGAARPKGSRRSVPRSSGQTVCRCPNCLEAERLGAPCGPDGGKKKHLHNCHIPGCGKAYAKTSHLKAHLRWHSGDRPFVCNWLFCGKRFTRSDELQRHLQTHTGTKKFPCAVCSRVFMRSDHLAKHMKTHEGAKEEATGAATGESKASGAVEPPGGKGKREAEGGAAPSN